From Brachionichthys hirsutus isolate HB-005 chromosome 16, CSIRO-AGI_Bhir_v1, whole genome shotgun sequence, a single genomic window includes:
- the atp5mf gene encoding ATP synthase subunit f, mitochondrial, translating to MADRPVPVVAKQLRDVKLSELGTWSAGRDFSPSGIFGAFRRGRDRYYNHYVNVKKGGIGGITIMLVAYVVLSYRWQYEHLKQDRWRKHH from the exons ATGGCGGACCGACCAG TTCCCGTAGTTGCTAAGCAACTGAGGGATGTGAAACTGTCTGAGCTTGGAACCTGGTCTGCAGGTCGAGACTTCAGCCCCTCAGGCATCTTTGGAGCCTTCCGCAGAG GTCGTGACCGGTACTACAACCATTACGTTAACGTAAAGAAAGGAGGAATCGGCGGCATAACGATCATGCTGGTTGCCTACGTGGTTCTCAGCTACCGCTGGCAATACGAACACCTCA AACAAGATCGCTGGAGGAAGCACCACTGA
- the cpsf4 gene encoding cleavage and polyadenylation specificity factor subunit 4: MQDLLANVDHIKFDLEIAVQQQLGAQPLPFPGMDKSGSAVCEYFMRAACLKGGMCPFRHISGEKTVVCKHWLRGLCKKGDQCEFLHEYDMTKMPECYFYSKFGECSNKECPFLHIDPESKIKDCPWYDRGFCKHGPDCRHRHTRRVICVNYLVGFCPEGKACKFMHPRFELPMGTAEQPPLPQQALNQIKPVSMMGRTSLSLIQLTHSISGQRTQNHTQMAISQPNNMIGSRGPRPLDQVTCYKCGEKGHYANKCNKGHLAFLSGQ; encoded by the exons ATGCAGGACTTATTGGCCAACGTGGATCACATCAAGTTTGACCTGGAAATcgctgtgcagcagcagctaggCGCGCAGCCTCTGCCCTTCCCCGGCATGGACA AATCCGGCTCTGCTGTGTGCGAGTACTTCATGAGAGCAGCTTGTCTCAAAG GTGGGATGTGTCCATTCCGACACATCAGTGGAGAGAAGACGGTGGTGTGTAAGCACTGGCTGAGAGGATTGTGTAAAAAGGGAGACCAGTGCGAGTTTCTCCATGAATACGACATGACCAAGATGCCCGAATGCTACTTCTACTCTAAGTTTG GCGAGTGTAGCAACAAGGAATGTCCGTTCCTGCACATCGATCCAGAGTCCAAGATCAAAGACTGTCCCTGGTATGACCGAGGCTTCTGCAAACACG GTCCCGACTGCAGACACCGACACACCAGAAGGGTGATCTGTGTGAACTACCTGGTGGGCTTCTGCCCGGAGGGGAAAGCTTGCAAATTCATGCA TCCTCGTTTTGAGTTGCCTATGGGAACTGCGGAACAGCCTCCTCTACCTCAACAAGCACTGAACCAGATAAAG CCTGTGTCCATGATGGGTCGTACATCGCTCTCTCTAATCCAGTTGACGCACTCCATCTCGGGTCAGCGGACGCAGAATCACACACAGATGGCGATTTCTCAGCCAAATAACATGATTGGCAGTAGAGGACCACGGCCACTGGATCAGGTCACCTGCTACAAG TGTGGTGAGAAGGGCCACTACGCCAACAAATGCAATAAAGGCCATCTTGCCTTCCTGAGTGGACAGTAA